Proteins encoded within one genomic window of Chitinophaga parva:
- the bcp gene encoding thioredoxin-dependent thiol peroxidase, protein MKHLKPGDVAPAFTAQDQDGNTVSLSDYRGKKVVLYFYPKDNTPACTAQACNLRDNHALMLRQGYVVLGVSADSQKSHKKFATKFNLNFPLLADEDHTILNAYGVWGEKKFMGRTFDGIHRMTFVINEKGVIEEVIEKVHTKRHAEEVLKM, encoded by the coding sequence ATGAAACACCTGAAGCCAGGCGATGTGGCGCCAGCCTTTACGGCACAGGACCAGGACGGCAATACAGTTTCCCTCAGTGATTACCGCGGTAAGAAAGTAGTGCTCTACTTTTACCCGAAAGACAATACGCCCGCATGTACCGCCCAGGCCTGCAACCTGCGGGATAACCACGCGTTGATGCTACGCCAGGGCTACGTGGTGTTGGGTGTAAGCGCAGACAGCCAGAAAAGCCACAAGAAGTTCGCTACCAAATTCAACCTGAACTTTCCCCTGCTGGCGGATGAAGACCACACCATCCTGAACGCCTACGGCGTGTGGGGTGAAAAGAAATTCATGGGCCGCACTTTTGATGGCATTCACCGCATGACTTTCGTGATCAATGAGAAGGGGGTGATAGAAGAGGTGATTGAAAAGGTGCATACGAAGCGGCATGCAGAAGAGGTGCTGAAGATGTAA